A region from the Flavobacteriales bacterium genome encodes:
- a CDS encoding acyltransferase translates to MRNNFGLLRVLFASAVLITHAHVLSGDPGGDLLQRATDNQAAFSWLAVRAFFVISGFLVYKSFERSSDVVDFLRRRFRRVWPALIALVLVTVFVIGPIFTYHNATHYFGKGATWRYAAMPITIVLGQVPYDLPGVFDKVPHPGIVNGSLWTIAYEVLFYLATAALFVLKRWSTALRATVLIVFLACMVVRMSVDGGILQLSGGLPFMAFTWWSIVDMGVFYSAGCVMASGPVLAHASMKSLLGLALVFLVLTIWLKVYPLAEGVLLPLLVISAAYAPIRSGVRSGPVDISYGTYLWGYPIQQMLMTAHAWTPLELAALSVPLAWAAGWLSWRMVERHFLVDHRLEPVRVDSPQP, encoded by the coding sequence ATGCGCAACAACTTCGGGCTGCTGCGCGTGTTGTTCGCAAGCGCGGTGCTGATCACGCATGCCCATGTGCTTTCCGGCGATCCGGGCGGTGACCTGCTCCAACGGGCGACGGACAACCAAGCTGCCTTCTCCTGGCTGGCGGTGCGCGCTTTCTTCGTCATCAGCGGTTTCTTGGTGTACAAGAGCTTTGAGCGCTCGTCCGATGTTGTTGATTTTCTGCGGCGCCGTTTCCGCCGGGTATGGCCTGCGCTGATCGCATTGGTCCTGGTAACGGTCTTCGTCATCGGTCCGATCTTCACCTACCACAACGCAACGCATTATTTCGGCAAGGGCGCGACCTGGCGTTATGCGGCCATGCCCATCACCATTGTGCTGGGACAAGTCCCGTACGATCTTCCCGGGGTATTCGACAAGGTGCCGCATCCCGGCATCGTCAATGGATCGTTATGGACCATCGCGTACGAGGTTCTGTTCTACCTGGCCACTGCGGCACTGTTCGTCCTGAAGCGGTGGTCAACCGCCTTGCGGGCAACCGTGCTGATCGTGTTCCTTGCGTGCATGGTGGTCCGTATGTCAGTGGACGGTGGGATCCTGCAGTTGAGCGGCGGCCTTCCTTTCATGGCCTTCACCTGGTGGAGCATCGTGGACATGGGCGTGTTCTATTCCGCCGGGTGCGTGATGGCTTCAGGGCCGGTCCTGGCGCACGCTTCAATGAAGTCCTTGCTCGGCCTTGCGCTGGTGTTCTTGGTGCTCACGATCTGGTTGAAGGTGTATCCGCTTGCTGAAGGTGTCCTACTGCCGCTGTTGGTGATCAGTGCGGCCTATGCGCCCATTAGGTCCGGCGTTCGGTCCGGTCCGGTCGACATTTCCTACGGCACTTACCTCTGGGGCTACCCCATACAACAGATGTTGATGACCGCCCATGCCTGGACACCGCTTGAACTCGCAGCCCTGTCGGTTCCGCTCGCCTGGGCGGCCGGCTGGCTGTCGTGGCGGATGGTAGAACGGCATTTCCTGGTTGATCACCGATTGGAACCTGTTCGGGTAGATTCGCCGCAGCCATGA
- a CDS encoding MBOAT family protein, which produces MIFNSIQFLVFFVLVTTLYYVLPYRYRWPMLLAASCWFYMAFVPVYILILAFTIVVDYGAGILIEGSTGRTRKRWLTASIIANVGVLAIFKYYGFLTDNWEALVHSFGYADYSVPDLGIILPIGLSFHTFQSLSYTIEVYRGNQKAERHLGIFSLYVMFYPQLVAGPIERPDNLLRQLHLKFDFDPKVVASGMKLMAWGFFKKLVIADRVSAMVNHVYDSPQAHEGPALLLATLLFSIQIYCDFSGYSDIALGAARTLGIDLMRNFRTPYYSTNISEFWRRWHISLSSWFRDYVYISLGGNRVVKWRWYYNLIITFLLSGLWHGANWTYIVWGGLHGFYLVFAVVTADMRGKLGAALGLGKLPWLNMAIQTATTFCLVAFAWIFFRADTVSNAWYIATHLFTGLGGFFTGDALTFWAPLVGSSANEMYVALLGIAIMELVQQLHNRRAMTLRMAEWSAVKRYAIYMGLIAFCVFLGSYYHTAQFIYFQF; this is translated from the coding sequence ATGATCTTCAACTCCATCCAGTTCCTGGTCTTCTTCGTCCTGGTGACAACACTGTACTACGTGTTGCCCTACCGGTACCGCTGGCCCATGCTCTTGGCGGCCAGTTGCTGGTTCTACATGGCCTTCGTGCCGGTGTACATCCTCATCCTGGCCTTCACCATCGTGGTGGACTATGGCGCTGGCATCCTCATCGAGGGCAGTACGGGCCGTACGCGCAAACGATGGCTCACGGCCAGCATCATCGCCAACGTGGGCGTGCTGGCCATCTTCAAATACTACGGTTTCCTCACGGACAACTGGGAGGCGTTGGTGCACAGCTTCGGGTACGCGGATTACAGCGTGCCCGACCTGGGCATCATTCTCCCGATCGGACTTTCATTCCACACGTTCCAGAGCCTGAGCTACACCATTGAAGTGTACCGGGGCAACCAGAAGGCCGAGCGGCACCTGGGCATCTTCTCGCTCTACGTGATGTTCTATCCGCAGCTGGTGGCTGGCCCCATTGAACGGCCGGACAACCTACTGCGGCAGCTGCACCTGAAGTTCGACTTCGACCCCAAGGTGGTGGCCAGCGGTATGAAGCTCATGGCCTGGGGCTTCTTCAAGAAGCTCGTCATCGCCGATCGTGTGAGCGCCATGGTGAACCATGTGTACGACAGCCCGCAGGCGCACGAAGGCCCGGCCCTTTTGCTGGCAACGCTGCTGTTCAGCATCCAGATCTATTGCGACTTCAGCGGATACAGCGACATCGCACTGGGCGCGGCGCGCACGTTGGGCATCGACTTGATGCGGAACTTCCGCACACCGTACTACAGCACCAACATCAGCGAGTTCTGGCGGCGCTGGCACATCAGCCTCAGCAGTTGGTTCCGCGATTACGTGTACATCAGCCTCGGTGGCAACCGCGTGGTGAAGTGGCGCTGGTACTACAACCTCATCATCACCTTCCTGCTCAGCGGCCTCTGGCACGGCGCCAACTGGACGTACATCGTTTGGGGCGGATTGCACGGCTTCTATCTCGTGTTCGCCGTGGTGACAGCGGACATGCGCGGCAAGCTGGGCGCGGCCTTGGGCTTGGGGAAATTGCCATGGCTGAACATGGCGATCCAAACCGCAACGACGTTCTGCTTGGTTGCCTTCGCGTGGATCTTCTTCCGTGCGGACACCGTTTCCAACGCATGGTATATCGCGACGCACCTCTTCACGGGGCTGGGCGGCTTCTTCACGGGTGATGCCCTCACGTTCTGGGCGCCGCTGGTCGGATCATCGGCCAATGAGATGTACGTCGCTTTGTTGGGCATCGCCATCATGGAACTGGTGCAGCAACTGCACAACCGCCGCGCGATGACGTTGCGCATGGCCGAGTGGTCGG
- a CDS encoding glycosyltransferase family 39 protein: MSDVRHAVSGKWGWLLAVTVIFIVSYFPLFMHLDKLPLRMWDEPRQAIGAYEMLHNGNWLVNHYQGAPDMWSTKPPLLLWVQALFMALLGTGELAARLPSAIAGLGTCLLLLRFTHRAMGSPWPGVVAAITLITAQGYVNRHVTRSGDYDSLLVLFMFWAAYQAFEYARSGERRHMLLLFLALTLGMLTKSVQALMMTPAIGLWWLFTGRLKGALSDRWLWAGLLGFLLVVGGFYGAREAVNPGYLQAVWDNEWGGRYGATLEGHLHDGHYYFQILSTHQFQHGYMLAIAGALVGLGSRDPQLKRLTGFAVLFAVQYLVVISNAGTKTEWYIAPAYPFLCLLAMVVFWLFVRWCAASAWLNDQMHTYVMPVVLAVVLFFKPYTDVIAQTYFPKEWPWDVDYYALPHYMQECAKGKRETAANVLCWDDYNGHIMLYVYMLNDRGHAIESISKHDLQRGMRPVAAEWHVKQFIEEHYVTLTLEESGPVKVYAIAGTKPGAGHQVALEAGHNKPPSTGTR, encoded by the coding sequence ATGAGCGATGTGAGGCATGCGGTCTCCGGGAAATGGGGGTGGTTGCTGGCGGTGACAGTGATCTTCATCGTCTCCTACTTCCCGCTTTTCATGCATCTGGACAAGTTGCCACTGAGAATGTGGGATGAACCGCGCCAAGCCATTGGTGCATACGAAATGCTGCACAATGGGAACTGGTTGGTGAACCACTACCAAGGCGCCCCGGACATGTGGAGCACCAAGCCCCCCTTGCTGCTCTGGGTCCAGGCACTCTTCATGGCCTTACTGGGCACAGGCGAACTGGCTGCACGATTGCCGTCAGCTATTGCGGGCCTAGGAACATGTTTGCTCTTGCTGCGGTTCACGCATCGCGCAATGGGTAGTCCATGGCCGGGGGTGGTTGCTGCCATCACGCTCATCACCGCGCAAGGCTATGTCAATCGTCATGTGACCCGAAGCGGTGATTACGATTCGCTGCTCGTTCTGTTCATGTTCTGGGCCGCATATCAAGCATTCGAGTACGCTCGTAGCGGAGAGCGCCGCCACATGCTGTTGCTGTTCCTCGCCCTGACCTTGGGCATGCTCACCAAGAGCGTGCAAGCTTTGATGATGACCCCGGCCATCGGGTTGTGGTGGCTCTTCACCGGCCGATTGAAAGGGGCGCTTTCCGATCGTTGGCTATGGGCAGGGCTTTTGGGTTTCTTGCTGGTCGTCGGCGGTTTCTACGGGGCTCGGGAGGCGGTCAACCCTGGCTACTTGCAGGCGGTGTGGGACAATGAGTGGGGCGGTCGGTATGGCGCCACGCTCGAAGGACATCTCCATGATGGCCACTATTACTTCCAGATCCTGAGCACGCATCAGTTCCAACATGGTTATATGCTTGCCATTGCCGGCGCTTTGGTCGGACTTGGGAGCCGTGACCCGCAGCTGAAACGACTTACGGGCTTCGCCGTTTTGTTCGCGGTGCAGTATCTGGTGGTGATCAGCAATGCAGGAACCAAGACGGAATGGTACATCGCTCCGGCATATCCTTTCCTATGCTTACTGGCCATGGTCGTGTTCTGGCTGTTCGTTCGGTGGTGCGCTGCTAGCGCTTGGCTGAACGACCAAATGCACACGTATGTCATGCCGGTCGTCCTTGCGGTGGTCTTGTTCTTCAAGCCGTACACTGATGTGATAGCCCAGACCTATTTCCCCAAAGAGTGGCCCTGGGACGTTGACTACTACGCGTTGCCGCACTACATGCAGGAGTGCGCCAAGGGAAAGCGCGAGACCGCGGCGAACGTCCTGTGTTGGGACGACTACAATGGCCACATCATGTTGTACGTGTACATGCTGAACGACCGCGGTCACGCCATCGAAAGCATAAGCAAGCACGATCTGCAGCGGGGTATGCGCCCTGTGGCAGCCGAGTGGCACGTGAAGCAGTTCATCGAAGAGCACTACGTGACACTGACCTTGGAAGAGAGCGGGCCCGTGAAGGTGTATGCCATCGCCGGGACCAAGCCCGGAGCCGGCCACCAGGTCGCTTTAGAGGCTGGTCACAACAAGCCCCCATCAACGGGGACCCGCTGA
- the radA gene encoding DNA repair protein RadA, translating to MAKVRSTFVCQNCGTNYAQWLGQCSNCKEWNTIVEEVRDRLEEKRAVPSGLKQRTPKPVAIDAIPLEDGPRLPMGDAELDRVLGGGMVPGSIVLLGGEPGIGKSTLLLQTALNAPGLRTLYVSGEESEHQIKMRAERLAKGKLTESACYVLTETNTQNIFKQVDEMKPGLLVIDSIQTLHTAVLDASPGSVGQVRECTAELMRLAKTTGIPVVLIGHITKEGLLAGPKVLEHMVDCVLQFEGDRDHAYRLLRPLKNRFGSTNELGIYEMRGSGLSEVADPSQVLLGQRGERPSGVVVSVTMDGGRPLLIEVQALVSSAVYGTPQRSATGFDLRRMNMLLAVLEKRCGFRLGQKDVFLNLAGGFRIEEPAIDLAVVCAILSSNADLSVPMDTCFAGEVGLTGEIRPVTRTEQRVAEARKLGFARIFIPKGSGAIPAKGIEVVQVERVGEVLAHLFG from the coding sequence ATGGCTAAGGTCCGTTCCACGTTCGTGTGCCAGAACTGCGGCACCAACTACGCGCAGTGGTTGGGGCAGTGCTCCAACTGCAAGGAATGGAACACGATCGTGGAGGAAGTGCGCGACCGGTTGGAAGAGAAACGTGCAGTCCCGTCCGGGTTGAAGCAGCGCACACCGAAGCCCGTCGCCATCGACGCGATCCCGCTGGAGGACGGGCCGCGATTGCCGATGGGCGATGCTGAACTGGACCGTGTGCTCGGAGGTGGCATGGTGCCCGGCAGCATTGTTCTGCTCGGAGGTGAGCCCGGCATCGGCAAAAGCACCTTGTTGTTGCAAACAGCCCTGAACGCACCGGGGCTCCGGACGCTTTACGTGAGCGGTGAGGAGAGTGAGCACCAGATCAAGATGCGCGCGGAACGCCTGGCGAAGGGCAAGCTCACGGAGAGCGCGTGCTACGTTCTCACCGAAACCAACACGCAGAACATCTTCAAGCAGGTGGACGAGATGAAGCCCGGCCTGTTGGTCATCGACAGTATACAGACGCTTCACACGGCCGTGCTGGATGCGAGCCCCGGCAGCGTTGGCCAAGTGCGCGAATGCACCGCCGAATTGATGCGGCTCGCGAAAACCACCGGTATACCCGTGGTGCTCATTGGTCACATCACCAAGGAAGGATTGCTCGCGGGCCCGAAAGTGCTGGAGCACATGGTCGATTGCGTGCTGCAGTTCGAGGGCGACCGCGATCACGCATACCGCTTGCTGCGCCCGTTGAAGAACCGCTTCGGCAGCACCAACGAATTGGGCATCTACGAGATGCGGGGCAGTGGTCTCTCCGAAGTGGCCGACCCGAGCCAAGTGTTGTTGGGCCAGCGCGGCGAGCGCCCCAGCGGTGTTGTGGTGTCCGTTACGATGGATGGTGGACGGCCGCTGTTGATCGAAGTGCAGGCCCTGGTGAGCAGTGCGGTCTACGGCACGCCGCAACGCAGCGCAACGGGTTTCGACCTGCGCCGGATGAACATGCTACTGGCCGTGCTGGAAAAGCGCTGTGGTTTCCGGTTGGGGCAGAAGGACGTGTTCCTCAACCTCGCTGGCGGCTTCCGCATCGAAGAACCTGCCATCGACCTGGCCGTTGTGTGCGCCATACTCAGCAGCAACGCCGACCTCAGCGTGCCGATGGATACCTGTTTCGCAGGTGAAGTGGGTCTTACCGGCGAGATCCGCCCTGTGACGCGCACCGAGCAGCGCGTTGCTGAAGCACGCAAGCTCGGCTTCGCGCGGATCTTCATACCCAAGGGTTCCGGAGCCATACCGGCCAAAGGCATCGAAGTGGTACAGGTCGAGCGCGTAGGAGAGGTTTTGGCACATCTGTTCGGCTGA